One window of the Clostridium sp. MB40-C1 genome contains the following:
- a CDS encoding dUTP diphosphatase, with protein MNFNKLFELQRNLDQRINTEKNLQNKSLFSKKVLALQVEVSELANETRCFKFWSNKGPSEKDVILEEYVDCLHFILSLGLEKNYENLELIIRHEHHDLTEAFLNIYIDINDFVVCTSKDNYKTLFEDFLSLGRTLNFSSDEIETAYYKKNNLNHKRQDTGY; from the coding sequence ATGAATTTTAATAAATTGTTTGAACTTCAACGCAATCTAGATCAAAGAATAAACACAGAAAAGAACTTGCAAAATAAGTCTTTATTTTCCAAAAAAGTTTTAGCACTTCAAGTAGAAGTTAGTGAACTCGCCAATGAGACTCGCTGCTTCAAATTTTGGAGCAATAAAGGTCCTTCTGAAAAAGACGTCATTTTAGAAGAATATGTAGATTGTCTACATTTTATTTTAAGTTTGGGACTCGAAAAAAATTATGAAAACTTAGAACTTATTATTAGACATGAGCACCACGACTTAACTGAAGCATTCTTAAACATATACATAGATATTAATGACTTTGTTGTCTGTACTAGCAAAGATAATTACAAAACTTTATTTGAAGACTTTTTATCTTTAGGTAGAACTTTAAATTTTTCGTCAGATGAAATAGAAACTGCATACTACAAAAAAAACAATTTAAATCATAAAAGACAAGACACAGGTTATTAA
- a CDS encoding competence/damage-inducible protein A: protein MKVEILAVGTELLLGNIVNTNAQYIATRLADLGIDVYHQVVVGDNSERLLKAYEQAFERADLVITTGGLGPTKDDITKEVAFDYFGKTAILHEDILKTIEEYFKKINKDMVESNKKQAYFPEDAIILHNKVGTAPGCIIESNNKILAVLPGPPKEMKPMFEDYLVPYLMKYQEGVLASKVLRVIGVGESATAEIIEDIIDKGKNPTVATYAKDNEVTIRITSKAKTEGDAFELIKPVEEEIKKRLGMAVYAEGDSSLEDIVGRILIENNLTIATAESCTGGLLASKLINYPGISAVFKEGAITYSNDSKIKRLKVKKETLEKFGAVSSQVAAEMAEGIAKVTNSNIGISTTGLAGPSGGSLEKPVGLVYIGLYIKGEVKTKELHLTGDRQRIRNTAVIRAIDWLRIELLRK from the coding sequence ATGAAGGTAGAGATATTGGCTGTTGGTACAGAGTTATTATTAGGAAATATAGTTAATACAAATGCTCAATATATAGCAACTCGATTAGCAGACTTAGGAATAGATGTATATCATCAAGTGGTAGTAGGAGATAATAGTGAAAGGTTGTTAAAAGCTTACGAACAAGCTTTTGAAAGGGCTGATTTAGTAATAACAACAGGAGGACTTGGACCTACAAAAGATGATATTACAAAAGAAGTAGCCTTCGATTATTTTGGGAAAACTGCAATTTTACATGAAGATATTTTAAAAACAATAGAAGAATATTTTAAAAAGATTAATAAAGATATGGTTGAAAGTAATAAAAAGCAAGCATATTTTCCAGAGGATGCTATTATATTGCATAATAAAGTAGGGACAGCACCTGGATGTATTATAGAAAGTAATAATAAGATTTTAGCAGTACTTCCAGGACCACCTAAAGAAATGAAACCTATGTTTGAAGATTATTTAGTTCCATATTTAATGAAATATCAAGAAGGAGTATTGGCTTCAAAGGTTTTAAGGGTTATAGGTGTAGGAGAAAGCGCTACAGCAGAAATTATAGAAGATATTATAGATAAGGGTAAAAATCCTACAGTGGCAACTTATGCAAAAGATAATGAGGTTACTATAAGGATAACATCAAAAGCAAAAACTGAAGGTGATGCTTTCGAACTTATTAAACCTGTAGAAGAAGAAATAAAAAAGAGATTGGGTATGGCAGTTTATGCAGAAGGAGATTCTTCGCTTGAAGATATTGTTGGTAGGATTCTTATAGAAAATAATCTTACAATAGCAACTGCTGAGTCATGTACTGGAGGACTTTTAGCAAGTAAACTAATAAATTATCCTGGAATTTCAGCTGTATTTAAAGAAGGTGCTATTACGTACTCTAATGATTCAAAAATAAAGAGATTAAAAGTAAAAAAAGAAACGTTAGAAAAATTTGGAGCAGTAAGTAGCCAAGTAGCTGCAGAAATGGCAGAAGGAATTGCAAAGGTTACTAATTCTAATATTGGGATATCTACTACAGGGTTAGCTGGTCCTTCTGGAGGTAGCCTTGAAAAGCCTGTAGGTCTTGTATATATAGGGTTATATATAAAGGGAGAAGTTAAAACTAAGGAACTTCATTTAACTGGGGACAGACAGAGGATAAGAAATACAGCAGTAATTAGAGCAATAGACTGGCTTAGAATTGAACTTTTAAGAAAATAA
- a CDS encoding 2'-5' RNA ligase, with product MKYYLVALFDDKSNAFLQTTQQQVCRKYKLYRTNHKFHIPIQTVIDPDMDKYDKVILDTLHPYKNFKVQFSPNISLDNFGKNIGLRVEKKGYMIRIARKVTETLSLSGFNVKPDYETNFSISLANSNYNIRKQFSDESAIALNNKQLDLNYDFAKVNRLELWKPINNRKEVLIKSYPLREY from the coding sequence ATGAAATATTATTTAGTAGCATTATTTGATGATAAATCTAATGCCTTTCTTCAAACTACACAACAACAAGTATGTAGAAAATATAAACTTTACCGAACTAATCACAAATTTCATATACCTATACAAACAGTAATAGATCCTGATATGGACAAATATGATAAGGTTATTTTGGATACTTTACACCCTTATAAAAACTTTAAAGTGCAGTTTAGTCCTAATATAAGCTTAGATAATTTCGGAAAAAATATAGGCTTGAGGGTAGAAAAAAAAGGATATATGATAAGAATTGCAAGAAAAGTAACAGAAACATTGTCTTTAAGTGGATTTAATGTAAAACCCGACTACGAAACAAACTTTTCTATTTCTTTAGCTAATTCTAATTATAATATCCGAAAGCAGTTTAGCGATGAATCTGCTATCGCTTTAAATAACAAACAATTAGATCTTAATTATGACTTTGCCAAAGTAAATAGATTAGAATTATGGAAACCTATTAATAATCGTAAAGAAGTATTAATTAAATCCTATCCTTTAAGAGAATATTAG
- a CDS encoding S8 family serine peptidase, translating into MFYIKNKIDSNLRNAMKNNVYKKYRVIIHCKSLTLYPKIQNIIRKYNNEIISSTASIGCISCLLSSKTIEKLTEYPEIDYITFDNYALLCGSSILSANGISFESKYNLTGKGICIGLVDSGVYPHPDLKKPNNKILEFTDLINNINYPYDDNGHGTFISGILSSSGYSSKGMYKGIAEKSNIYMIKAFNKLGRGYISQILEAIDILINNSEKYNIKIICLPFEIIEYDEFILSLFAKLFHMAVEKNIVIVVPSGHNTNLEYSMRGIALLKDCLTIGGIDTTSHKTPYIGSSSCPNNKFEKPDLSAACVNICSLNSNIHYISERNGKKLYPQPLEQPYTVYTGTSIAAAYISGVCALLYENNPGLTFKDICSLIKLSSNMLNFPKSLQGSGMINLSKIMP; encoded by the coding sequence ATGTTTTATATAAAAAATAAAATAGATTCTAACTTAAGAAATGCCATGAAAAACAACGTATATAAAAAATATAGGGTTATTATTCACTGTAAAAGCCTTACTCTTTACCCCAAAATACAAAATATAATTAGAAAGTATAACAATGAAATCATTTCTTCTACAGCTTCTATAGGTTGTATTTCCTGCCTTCTTTCTTCAAAAACAATTGAAAAATTGACGGAATATCCTGAAATAGACTATATAACTTTTGATAATTATGCTCTTCTATGTGGAAGTAGCATACTATCTGCTAATGGAATATCTTTTGAAAGCAAATATAATCTAACAGGAAAAGGAATTTGTATTGGTCTAGTAGACAGTGGAGTATATCCTCACCCTGATTTAAAAAAACCTAATAATAAAATTCTAGAATTTACTGATCTTATAAACAATATTAATTATCCTTACGACGATAATGGTCATGGTACATTTATAAGTGGAATATTATCCTCTAGTGGTTACAGTTCAAAAGGAATGTATAAAGGTATAGCCGAAAAAAGTAATATTTATATGATCAAAGCATTTAACAAACTAGGTAGAGGATATATATCTCAAATTTTAGAAGCAATTGATATTTTAATAAATAATAGCGAAAAATATAACATTAAAATAATCTGTCTTCCCTTTGAAATCATAGAATATGATGAATTTATACTGTCTCTTTTTGCTAAACTATTTCATATGGCTGTAGAAAAAAATATTGTTATTGTTGTTCCAAGTGGTCATAATACTAACTTGGAGTATTCAATGCGAGGTATAGCTTTACTTAAAGATTGCTTAACTATTGGAGGTATTGATACAACCTCACATAAAACACCTTATATAGGTTCCTCTTCATGTCCAAATAATAAATTTGAAAAACCAGATTTATCTGCTGCTTGTGTAAACATATGCTCATTAAATTCAAACATACATTATATTTCCGAAAGAAATGGTAAAAAACTCTATCCTCAGCCACTTGAACAACCCTATACAGTATATACTGGTACCTCTATCGCCGCTGCATATATAAGTGGAGTATGTGCTTTATTGTATGAAAACAACCCAGGTTTAACATTCAAAGATATATGCTCTCTTATAAAACTATCGTCTAACATGCTTAATTTCCCAAAATCTCTTCAAGGCTCAGGAATGATAAATCTTAGTAAAATCATGCCTTAG
- a CDS encoding DegV family protein, giving the protein MDTVIIIDSSCDLPLEFIEENKIPFLGLICHLDGEDYVDDFGKTLTYEKFYSKIRQGSMPTTSQINVYRFHEMFKKYVQEGKSIIYLAMSSQMSGCYSSAVIAKQQVEEEIEGVDISVIDTKSACIGEGIIVYYAYEMLKNGSSKEEIVKWIEENKLKVHHWFIVEDLIHLKKGGRLSATKANIGTLLQIKPTIYIDKEGNLQNINNVRGRKKAIKALLDRMEENIVIDENTVIGISHGDCIEDALSLRDVIVEKYKIKKVIINHVGPVIASHTGAGMLSICFIGKDRVI; this is encoded by the coding sequence ATGGATACTGTTATTATTATAGATTCGAGTTGTGATTTACCATTAGAGTTTATAGAAGAAAATAAAATACCATTCTTAGGGCTAATATGCCATTTAGATGGAGAAGATTATGTAGATGATTTTGGTAAAACATTAACTTATGAGAAGTTTTATAGTAAGATTAGACAGGGTTCTATGCCCACGACTTCTCAAATAAATGTGTATAGATTTCATGAAATGTTTAAGAAGTATGTACAAGAAGGTAAATCGATAATCTATTTAGCTATGTCTTCACAAATGAGTGGATGTTATAGTAGTGCAGTTATTGCAAAACAACAGGTAGAGGAAGAAATAGAAGGTGTGGATATAAGTGTAATAGATACTAAATCGGCATGTATTGGAGAAGGCATTATTGTTTATTATGCTTATGAAATGTTAAAAAATGGATCATCAAAAGAAGAAATTGTGAAGTGGATTGAAGAGAATAAATTAAAAGTACATCATTGGTTTATAGTAGAAGATCTTATACACTTAAAAAAAGGGGGAAGGCTTTCTGCCACTAAAGCTAATATAGGTACTTTACTTCAAATTAAGCCTACTATATATATTGATAAAGAAGGAAACCTTCAAAATATAAATAATGTACGAGGAAGAAAGAAAGCAATAAAAGCTTTATTAGATAGAATGGAAGAGAATATAGTTATAGATGAAAATACTGTTATAGGTATAAGTCATGGAGATTGTATTGAAGATGCTTTAAGTTTAAGGGATGTAATTGTTGAAAAGTATAAAATCAAGAAAGTAATAATAAACCATGTAGGCCCCGTTATTGCTTCTCACACAGGAGCAGGAATGCTTTCAATATGCTTTATTGGTAAAGACAGAGTTATTTAA
- a CDS encoding DMT family transporter: MMGLICSIISGISMSLQGVFNSKLGEKIGLWETNVLVQGIGFALTLITLFFAGNGNFKNLSSANKLYLLGGPLGVVIIFTVMCGISKLGTTYAISIILISQLLSAGLIDAFGLFGSKKVDFGFKEILGVAIMLVGIVVFKWKK; encoded by the coding sequence ATGATGGGATTAATTTGTTCTATAATTTCTGGGATTTCTATGAGTCTTCAGGGAGTCTTCAATAGTAAACTTGGAGAAAAAATTGGACTTTGGGAAACAAATGTATTAGTTCAAGGAATAGGTTTTGCTTTAACTTTAATTACTTTATTTTTTGCTGGTAATGGAAATTTTAAAAATTTAAGTTCTGCAAATAAACTATATCTTCTTGGAGGTCCTCTAGGAGTAGTAATTATTTTTACTGTAATGTGTGGTATATCAAAATTAGGAACTACATATGCTATATCTATTATATTAATATCTCAACTTTTATCCGCTGGATTAATTGATGCCTTTGGGTTATTTGGAAGTAAAAAAGTTGACTTTGGATTTAAGGAAATATTAGGTGTAGCAATAATGCTAGTCGGTATTGTAGTCTTTAAATGGAAAAAATAA